The Harmonia axyridis chromosome 3, icHarAxyr1.1, whole genome shotgun sequence nucleotide sequence CATTTTCAACAGCCTTGTTGCTGTAATCTAGAATATCATCACATTCAGAACATACAATATCTGCACTAACTTCACTGTactttctatttttcatttctagactATAGTTATTACCAGCTACATCCATAAATGTGTTTCTAACAAATTCGTACGTTCTAGTATTCTCTGGAAAAGTGGCCATTGTCGCATAAAATCCACTAAAGGTTCTTAGATGACGAACCTTGTGCAGAAAATATGCTACAACTATCTTCTTGTCCAGTGGAACACTTGTCTTACTGCACTCTCAAATTTAGTAATGGACGACATTAGATTTATTTTGGGATGTAGAACTATCTTCCCAAAATTGTCCAGAAGTCCACCATCTTTTGGATATCATTTTTCCCAAACATATCCTCCAACTTCTGAAAAACATCCGCTGCCGTTGCTTCATTTACAATGAGAGAACGTGGCCCATTTTGCAAGGTTGCCTCCAGGTATTGCCTTACTTGAGCATCATACATTCTCTTCTCATAAGAAAATTCTTGTCTTTCACCCCCACGTGCAAATCTTAGAAAGTCATGTCTGCCCATGGCTATTAAATCCCTTTCAACTCTATGTTTCCATGACCTATAATTGCTATGGCCTTTCAATTCATCCTCATCATCTATTGCCGGTATTGCAAAATTGGGTAGTTGAACACTTCTAGAGGTTATCGAAGTGATCTCACTATGATCAATATCTTCATTGCTAACCCCTGGTGTGGAATTCGGAATCAACTGATCCCTTAGTTTATCGGCTAGGACCTTAATAAAATCCTCATTAGTGAATAACGCAACCACTTGAGTTGCTAAATTTTGTGATGATGTTGAACATATTCCTTCTTCAAGATTCTCTTGTACATTCATCTTGAAATAGtaatcaaagttgattttgtCCATTTTCTTGGCTTTTAGTGAAttaacgaagaaaaaaaaatgaaaaagaacaaaaaaaaatcaaaccaaGATATCTGACTTGAAAGACGCTTCACTACAGAAGCTCTGCTACCATGTAAGGATCTGAAACGATAACAAAGTGGTTCTCGTGATTTATCTACAATTGAGATATAGAGAATATTTAATAGGCACTTCTGAGTATTAATTGATAATATATTAATActgaattatattataatagatTATAAAGACGGTTAATAGCTTGGTATATCTTATCTGCTCTTTTTCTAAAACAGAACTGACATACCGCCTTCAACCATAGACTAGCTTTTCTTTGTGTGCACACATGTCCGATTGCGAGGTTACCAACCTAACGAAGTATGCTGCCACCTTGGGCCAGCATTACTTACGTAAACAATTTATAATATATctttgttcatttcatttcgtacaagaattgccatttaaccctacattctcaaataaataattttcatctgtgaaagttctaacacagactagtagtctgtgatTTTAAGATCATCTGGTGTGAATGAAGAAGTATAGTTTCGGTGGAACAAGTTGAAAGTAATTCAATAAACTGAAATTCAAGACATTTCTAAGGTGAAGGCACCAATGCTCGACACTATAAGGAGAACATAAacttcattttaagaaaaaaaaaactttactgCAATAGAATATTAACTGCTTCAAAAATTAATACAGTGGTCCatacaaaatattatttcacgACTAAACGCCTATAATCCACAAAAAATGAttcgaaatatatatatttttcaattatgtctGAGTAACCTAAAGATGACACCTCAAAAAAATCTATATCACCATTAGATGACATTCTACTGACCAATAGTGGACATTATATCTcaatatgaaataaacattttagtAATAACTAAACAAActttaatatcaaaaaattaacattAGCTCTCTAATATATCATCTACTATAtctatttaatattttatcCATCAACCTCTAAAGGCTCTGAAAATGTGTACTTGATTCTATCACCCATTATAATCATCTTTGGGACCTCAAGGATTTCAATTATTTGTGAATTACTTAAATTACtgatatctttttcattttctttaaatAAGGTTTTAGACTCATCACAAGATATTATCCCTTTTAGTAACCTTTTGAACTATACAAACATATTTATGAAATCTTTTCTTCCCAGGAAACTTAACAGTACCGTTATCACTCTGTTTAATTATTTTGCTTACGTCCTGATACTCTTCTCGCTCTACACACTCATTTTCTTGGTCACAATCATCATAACATTCGTCAGATATATCATCCATACTATTTCCAGACTCTAACCATTCTTCTTCATAACTAGAACTTGAACTATATTCAGTCTTAGATTTCTTATTCAGTATTTTGgtttctcttttttatttcattggcAGCCTCAATTTTTCTTgcttcttcattttctttttttcacttTTCTCTTTCTTCAGctcttttctttttcaattcttctatttcaatctttttcttcTCCTTGCTCCCATGGTATTTTTGCCATGCAACAGACGATATGACGGAGGGGACTCTTTCTTTATAAAGTTAACTATAACGCAATAAGAACACGATATTGATGCCTaaaaatacaaagaaaattGCAGAGAAAGAGTTAATGAGCAGTACGCTAAAAGAAACTTTTCCCTCCGCCGTTCAAGATCAAATCTGAAGGTACCAATGTATTTACTTGTATCACCAGCCACTTTCTCGTTCCAACGACTTCAACATCCTTCCCTGATAGAGCCTTCATAACTTTATCTTTCTTTTCCCTTAGAGCAGACCTCAACGTGGAAGGGTCTTTGGAGTATTGGGTCCCTGAATTACCAGTATTTAAATAGTCCGTCATCTTCTGAGTTATTGTCCTCCTAGTAGCACCAGAGAAGGATGGCCTCGTGAAAAGACACTCCTGTACGTTGCCCAACGTTCTCGTCATGAGGGTCTGAGCCATTTTTGCTACCTTCGTGAACGTTATTGGCTGGAAAACAAGCTTAGTGGCCTGGGTCCTCTGCTTGAACATTTCATTCATCTTTGGCCTTTTCACCCATTCATTGTGATTAGTAATTTGAGGCAAGATCGAGATGTCGTCCAGATATGTTCCAAAGCTTGCGTGGAAAACTGCTTGCGAGGTTAAGTCGGCGGATCCGGATGATCTCATTTTGTATCTCAACCCACCTAATGCTACTAACTGAGAGTAAAGTGCCATTACGTTAGGACTTGCGAAATTCCATTGGAAGTCCTTCCCTCTTTTGTACCACATAATTCTGAAAATGCCCATGGGCAAGTAAATCTTCTGAGTGCATCGAGCTGTAGTCAGTATTAGCAGGTCTCCCAAATCGCCTATATTCCAGCTtccgcttttttgaattttctttagaTGTTGGCCAAAACAAGGCTCTTTTAAAGGGACTAGGTATTACCATATCAGATGAATTCTTTCAGGGACCTTCTTGTGGTATGGATTGTTTTGATGCTTGTGGCAATATCATTGAACTTGTACTCACGTTTTCCTGATGCGAGATGATTTTTTCGGGTGCTATGTTTTGATTTTGAGGGGTTGAAGGTGAGTTTTGTTTTGATGGTGACAGAAGATTGtgcgaagaattttttttgggagTAAAGACATCTGATGTATTATTCGGTGGAGGTATCATTTCGAAATTTGTGGTATGATCTGGCATTGGAATGTTTGAGTTGTTTGTCAAGTCAGCAGGTAGTATAGtaaatccaaagtcacttggaggaagccaaaatatttcgattatacaagggttgtctaagtttccagaaattcctttggggccaatgaatttattgcctaataaTACTTTCAACCTGGTATTTATCGGATCGCGATATCCACTTCaaaagggacatctggccaagcgtttttatatgtactagttcaagtgactttggatatactatagcaggttttctttgtttttttttttaaatttctttgaCGTTCTTATAGAATTTGaatgaactgatttcttcagtGGCGCCTAACCATTCGTCACAACCTTCAAACTGTTGAACTTTTTCTGTTTCAATGCTTATTCAAGTATTTCAGTCCAGTTTCCAGTTTCTtgatttttgccattttttgtAATACATTCAGATCTTCAATTGGGTCCTTCGACTCACAACACACTTCATCAGAATTCCATGGTGAAAGGCCGCacttatcaggtgtgtgaataagtctttcccgttttttttcaaatttcgagcctttattgtgaaaaaatggttacaaatgaattattgaaagtattggccatcgctagctacaacttttccccatctttctggcaacatacgaatcccgttgcgaaaaaattcgaccggtttggcctctatccagtcatccacccattttttggcttcctcgtaggaatggaagtgctggtcagccaggccatgcgtcatcgatctgaagagatggtaatcagacggagcaatgtctggactatacggcgggtggggtaggacttcccatttgagcgtttctaagtatgttttcaccggctgtgcaacatgtgggcgagcattgtcatgttgcaaaataactttgtcgtgcctgtcggagtattgtggccgtttttctcgcagtgcgcggctcaaacgcatcaattgtcgtcgatagacctcgcctgtgatcctttcattcggtttcagaagctcatagtaaaccacacctagctggtcccaccatatacagagcatgagcttggcgtcatgaatatttggcttggccgtcgatgatgatgcatggccgggtagtccccatgattttcttcgcttcggattatcgtaacggatccacttttcatcgccagtcacgataccctgcagaaaaccctttcttttatgtcgctgaagcagctgttcgcaagtgaaaaaacgccgttcgacgtctctcagcttcagttcgtacggcacccaatttccttgcttttggatcattcccatggctttcaaacgcttggaaatggttgttcggtcaactcccaatgcttcagcaagttcttcttgcgtttgacacgaatcttcatcaagcaaagtcgccaattcttgatcttcaaagatttgcggccgcccggaacgctccttgtcttccacgtcgaaatcgccacttttgaagcgtcgaaaccatccgcgaacacttgaatcatcgacacaaccttctccataagcttcctgaagcaaccgatgcgcctcggcagcagatttcttcaaattgaaccaataaagtgaaacttcccgcaaatgacgtcgactcggctcaaatttcgacattttcacgatttcaaaaatttatgatgcgaaaaactttcaactaatgtgttagtgtggaattgttgacagatgaataagctttgattatgacatatgacattaaatactcgcacagtattggtggcgccatctcttacaaaaaacgggaaagacttattcacacacctgatacgaAAACCATTTTTGAATACTTCAGGTGATAAAGTTTCTTTCAATACTTTATTCAATAATGGGCAAAAATTAACCTTGCGCAGAACGGGATTATCAATATTATCCAAACGCCAGGAGTGAACTGCGGTTTTCCACGCGCCCTTCAAGCTTCTGAACACAGCAACATCTATAGGCTGTAATAAATGCGTGGCAAAATTtgagatgaattttttattttgttcataaattttttgtctCTTGTCATTTTCACACatctgcgatcgttatcgagaaaaaatgaTACGCcacattcaattaaaattttcaacaaaaagtagGAAACTAGTATCACAATCAAAACACAAAACTCTACATATTTTGTTTGTGATCTAAATAACAAGCTCCCTCGaacatttcctaaaaaaaaaaaaaaaacctaatgaACCTATATTCCAAATTTAATCATAATATCTGgaaaactgaaagagctatgaagaaaaaaattaaaaatcttgaaacttcaACGCTCAGTAACGTAACGAAGCATTTGCGTACACatctttatggaaaaaagtctCTTTTTGACCTGGAAAATATacccctgaaatcttgatagtaaattttgaaacactctgtataaacatataattcaACTCTCATGAATAACTCTGCAGTATTTCGATAACGCAAGATGCCGGACGGTAGATTACTAAGAATACTTATTACAGACAGTTAAAAAAGGGTTGAGTATAAATGATTGAGAATACATTGTCAAAGTCAATTTTGAAGAGATAATGAAATGAAACGTTAAGTTAGTAAAAGAGATAATTAACTTAATTTCAAGagcaaattttcaaataatcaaataGTTAATCAAAAATTGTGTAATCGCTTTTTTATTATCATTGGATACGGACAAAAACTTCCatatttcttataaaaattaatttttaagacGAACGATATCTTCAGTATTTATAGTTATAGAGGAGAGTCAGTGTTTCTTAAATTGGACACCCTAAATTTTTCAAACAGTTTTTTAGCCGAAGATTTGTCGAAAACCATCCCGTTATcgacattttcaaaaatgtcatccgttttgAAAATATCTAGTTTTCCGACTCCATTTTTATGGTAcacattatatataattatttttcattagaacAACTGTTTCAATTGTAATCGAGTCATATATAGGCCGTCCCATCCAAAAACCCCAACTCTCCTTTATATCTCTGAAACtgtaattgatttctatgatctatTAACGATTTATGAATTCAATTGTCATACGGCATCGCATTGTCCAAAACAACCCTAGTTTAAAATTCCAAGAATTACTAACTATCGAATCATCGCGGTAATTTTCAAACTGAATCACTGTAAGGTtataacaaaaacaaacatAGCAATTTAGATAATGGggttttgaaattcattacaCATCTGTTTTAAATGAAAAGtttaagataataataattgatgataGTTACCTCTGAATAGTGACCAATAAGATCATTGTTGAATTCATGTTTCTCTTCTTGTCGAACAGGTAGCAAATTTCTATCGTTTTCAGGTTCTTGGCccaggaaaaaattttttataggaTACATATTAATGTCCTCAAAATCTGATTCTGAGTTGAATTCATGTTTCTCTTCTTGTCGAACAGGTAGCAAATTTCTATCGTTTTCAGGTTCTTGGTccaggaaaaaattttttataggaTACATATTAATGTCCTCAAAATCTGATTCTGAGTTGAATTCATGTTTCTCTTCTTGTCGAACAGGTAGCAAATGTCTATCGTTTTCAGGTTCTTGGTccaggaaaaaaatttttataggaTACATATTAATGTCCTCAAAATCTGATTCTGAGTTGAATTCATGTTTCTCTTCTTGTCGAACAGGTAGCAAATGTCTATCGTTTTCAGGTTCTTGGTccaggaaaaatttttttataggatACATATTAATGTCCTCAAAATCTGATTCTGACCTCTCATTCGTAGTTTCAATCGATTTTCTACGGTTATAGAGTCTATCGATCATAATGTTGTTAGGTCCCGGTTTTAACGAAATATCGAAACCATACATCTTCTGGAAACTCTTTTCCTCTGAGGTTtccgaaaattcaatatttgccaTTGAATTATGTCTCAATACTGCATTGAGATATGAGTCACTGAAAAGATAATATATGTAAATTAATTCTacaaaattatatcaaaatatttcttaTACTTTATGCGAAAAGTTTTTGAATACAAATAAAATGGTGTACGACAGAAACATAgaatttttaattcgattttgAATTGTAAACATTCAAAATGAGCATTCAGATTAATTTTACCTGTTCTTGATTATGTACGATTAACGCTGTTGCTGTGGTTGTTGTTGATGCTGCTACTGCTCTATGaataaagtaaatattttttatataaggatacaaaattttcaaattgatgctTACCCACAGAGTACACTAACACACACGCACAGCGAGAGATATGGTCAACCGCTCCAATAAAGTTTCGAATTGCAACTCGAATGAACAACAACAACAATGTATTGTCAGACGCAAATGAGGGAGAAAACTGTGATTCAGTAAGCAGAACGGCTGCTTAAATAGGCTCAAGTCACCCTCTAGGAGATGTGAGTCACAATATTGTTTACATTTGAGAGTTGACTGCTATGCAGAAACAAAAGAGCTTATCccaatagtttttcaatattgtagtTGCAGATAATCTCATATGTTGGGAAAAAATCACATGGAATGTTAATGACAAATCTAATGTGTATGAACAGgattttattccaaaaaataaacTCACATATTGAAAAATGTATGTTTTACTTTATTATGATAGGAATGCATGTACTGTtgcttgaatgtttttttcgaCACACTGGGCACTCTTTGAACGCTGAAGCACAATCGGTACAAGCCACCATATGCCCACAAGGTGAAAAAACGATAGCCAACTCGTCTTTGAAACAAATTTTACATAAAGTGACGCTTTGCTCTGATTCAGTACTCGAAATCTCGTTAATCGCATCCTTTTTGCTAGACAATAAACtcttatatttttcatgaactGCTTCAACGAATGCTGGAGTctttttcaacaataaaaaattacatttggGGAACCAAAGGGCATGCTGTTCCCAAGGATCATCATCCTCACTCCAATCTTCAAGGCCTCCTCCGCAGTAAAAACACATGGTTTGATCACCAGCACCAGTATAGTATAATCCTGAGGCAGCTAATTGTGAGGGTTTTTGTTTCATACATTTTGACCAATTATCAAAGGTTGATAGCCTAGATTCGTATGTGATCTGATTCAGGAAGCAAGGATCTTTGGCTTTTTGTATGACTAATTTTTCAAGTCGGGTTTCGAAGTCTTCAGTTCGGGAATTCGGTAAAATTTTCACAGTCGACTTATACATCTTGAAGttatattataatcaaattaatCTCTAAATTTTATTGTCAGGTCGTGATTCTGCAATCATCGGTTTGCCTTTTGACTGAGTCCGGTACTGCTTTCTAATCAACTTGGATGATACTCAGCTGTTGTTGTTTAGATTGTCTCGAATGCGGATGCAAATCGATATGTCACCATATTTCCATTCCCGATATATCTCACATGCTTGTTGttgacatgaaaaaaaaattccttcaacAAAATCGCAATTCTGCTTTCAGACAATGTTTGTTTACGAATGGCTTTGTCTgaatcctaaaatattttcctcGGCAATGAATCATATAATCCCACAGCGAAAAGCATTAGCTACCTAGTTAAAAAGTGTAATttgctttttcattttcatatcacATTGAATGCCAAAATTCCATACATATCCTTGATTATCATGAGACACCCCCAGTACATTCATTCATTGAGATCATGCAAAtatacacacacacacacacacacacattactcaattcaaataaaacacGCTCAACTATTAACATTATGAACTAATTAGTatggaaaattacagaaatccACATTCCACTGAGGATAAATCCAATCTTTCAACAACGTAACCATCTATTCgttcaaatctcaaatattcaattatcgcCTCGAAGAACACACTCCATTTCTACCCCTTAATTTACTACTTTACTGTGTGCCTCCCTGTAGCTTAGTTGCTAAACCGTTGGATTCACAATCCGACGCTCGAGGCACCGCCGGTTCGAATCCCGCTCAGACTTTTTTATCAGTTCAAGCTCCACCACAAGATGGCGCCGCGAACGGTAAAACAGTTTCCACCACTAGCTTCCAAACTCACTCACACGCTATCCACCACAAGATGGCGCCGTGTGTCTGCACTCCAATATTCATCCACTAATCCTACTAATATCAAAAAGTGAGGTTATGTTCGTTTTCTGGCTTAGAACATACTTATCCCTAACTACTAAGGGGCAGTTTACA carries:
- the LOC123676875 gene encoding E3 ubiquitin-protein ligase XIAP-like, with amino-acid sequence MYKSTVKILPNSRTEDFETRLEKLVIQKAKDPCFLNQITYESRLSTFDNWSKCMKQKPSQLAASGLYYTGAGDQTMCFYCGGGLEDWSEDDDPWEQHALWFPKCNFLLLKKTPAFVEAVHEKYKSLLSSKKDAINEISSTESEQSVTLCKICFKDELAIVFSPCGHMVACTDCASAFKECPVCRKKHSSNSTCIPIIIK